CTCCAAAGCCTCAGCTTCCTGTAAATCCGGAACGCTACCTAGTAGTGTAGGTTTATACTCATCCGATGAAGAAATGGTGGAATAAACATCGGTAGTTTCCCCTTTCCATTCTTTTAATTTTCCACCTACCAAATAGGTTGTTTGGTGAATTTGTTTGTCTATTGCAAATTCCTTGGGTATGTCGGTTTTTTTAATCATTGTTGAAATTTTATACCAAATATTGAAATAAATCCGGTTTGTCATTAATATAATCCCCGAAAAAATTATTGGCCTTCATCCTATCCATTAAAGGCTGCAAGTCTTCAGGGTTTTTTAGTTCGATTCCCACGACGGCGGGTGCATTTTCCTTGCTCGATTTTTTGGAGTACTCAAAATGTGTAATATCGTCCGTTGGGCCTAAAATTTCGGCCACAAATTGTTTAAGTGCTCCTGGTCGTTGCGGAAATCTTACGATAAAATAGTGTTTTAATTTTCCATATAAAAGGGCCCGCTCCTTTATTTCTGCAGTCCTTGTAATATCATTGTTACTGCCACTAACAATACATACTACATTTTTGCCCTTAATTTCTTCTTTATAGCTATCCAAAGCGGAAATACTCAAAGCCCCGGCAGGTTCTACCACTATCGCATCCCTGTTATACAAATCTAATATAGCTTGGCATACCTTTCCTTCATGTACTGTTATGATATCGTGAAGATTCTTCCTGCAAATCGCAAATGTTAAATCCCCTACCTTCTTAACCGCGGCCCCATCTATGAATTTATCGATATCGGAAAGCTCAGTATTCCTATTATTTTCCATGGATGTTTTCATGGAAGGAGCTCCAAAGGGTTCCACACCTATAATCTTGGTTTTGGGAGACAGCGACTTGAAAACGGCAGAAAGTCCCGATGCCAATCCCCCTCCTCCAATGGCCACGAAAATATAGTCAATGGGCTCATCAGCTTGTTCCAACAATTCCAAACCCACGGTTCCTTGGCCTTCTATAACCTTGGGGTCATCGAAAGGATGTATAAAGGTCTTTTTACCTTCAATACAGTATGTCATGGCGGCATTAAAGGAATCATCGAAGGTATCTCCTTCCAAGACAACGGTTACCCATTCTTCCCCAAACATTTTGGTTTGTTCCACCTTCTGTTTTGGAGTAACGGCGGGCATGTAAATTGTGGCCTCAATTTTTAAATGCTTGCAGGCAAAGGCTACACCTTGCGCATGATTTCCTGCACTTGCACACAC
This window of the Maribacter cobaltidurans genome carries:
- the ilvA gene encoding threonine ammonia-lyase IlvA, whose amino-acid sequence is MEYFPKVEDIKKAALTIRQVSEVTPLATSIRLSKQYGANILLKREDLQRVRSYKIRGAFNKIHSLSLEERKHGVVCASAGNHAQGVAFACKHLKIEATIYMPAVTPKQKVEQTKMFGEEWVTVVLEGDTFDDSFNAAMTYCIEGKKTFIHPFDDPKVIEGQGTVGLELLEQADEPIDYIFVAIGGGGLASGLSAVFKSLSPKTKIIGVEPFGAPSMKTSMENNRNTELSDIDKFIDGAAVKKVGDLTFAICRKNLHDIITVHEGKVCQAILDLYNRDAIVVEPAGALSISALDSYKEEIKGKNVVCIVSGSNNDITRTAEIKERALLYGKLKHYFIVRFPQRPGALKQFVAEILGPTDDITHFEYSKKSSKENAPAVVGIELKNPEDLQPLMDRMKANNFFGDYINDKPDLFQYLV